The stretch of DNA CAAGGACGTCCAGGAAGGCGTCGACAAGCAGCAGCGCGAGTTCCTCCTTCGCCGCCAGCTCGACGCCGTGCGCAAGGAGCTGCGCGAGATCAACGGCGACAGCAAGGACGCAGCTGAGGAGTCCGACGACTACCGCACCCGCGTCGAGGCCGCCGACCTCCCCGAGAACGTACGGGAGGCCGCCCTCAAGGAGGTCGACAAGCTGGAGCGGTCCAGCGACCAGTCGCCCGAGGGCTCCTGGATCAGGACCTGGCTCGACACCGTCCTCGAACTCCCGTGGAACGAACGCACCGAGGACGAGTACGACATCAAGGGCGCCCAGAACGTCCTTGACGCCGAGCACGCGGGCCTTGAGGACGTGAAGGAGCGCATCACCGAGTACCTCGCGGTGCGCAAGCGGCGCGCCGACCGCGGCCTCGGGGTCGTCGGTGGCCGTCGTGGCGGCGCGGTGCTCGCCCTGGTGGGGCCTCCGGGTGTCGGCAAGACGAGCCTCGGCGAGTCCGTCGCGCACGCCATGGGCCGCAAGTTCGTGCGGGTCGCGCTCGGCGGCGTACGCGACGAGGCGGAGATCCGCGGACACCGTCGTACGTACGTCGGGGCGCTGCCCGGACGCATCGTGCGGGCCATCAAGGAGGCCGGGTCCATGAACCCGGTCGTGCTCCTCGACGAGATCGACAAGGTGGGCTCCGACTTCCGCGGCGACCCGGCAGCCGCCCTCCTCGAAGTCCTCGACCCGGCGCAGAACCACACCTTCCGTGACCACTACCTGGAGGTCGAGCTCGACCTGAGCGATGTCGTCTTCCTGGCGACGGCGAACGTCCTCGAATCCATCCCCGAGGCGCTGCTCGACCGCATGGAGCTGGTCAGGCTCGACGGGTACACCGAGGACGAGAAGGTCGTCATCGCCCGCGACCACCTGCTCCCGCGCCAGCTGGAGCGGGCCGGTCTGGAGACGGACGAGGTCACCCTGGACGAGAGCGCGCTGCGCAAGCTCGCGGGGGAGTACACCCGGGAAGCGGGCGTACGGAACCTGGAGCGGTCCGTCGCGCGGCTGCTCCGCAAGGTCGCGGCCCAGCACGAACTGGGGGAGCGGGAGCTGCCGTTCACGGTGACGGACGAGGATCTGCGCGGGCTCATCGGGCGCCCGCACCACGTGCCCGAGTCCGCCCAGGACCCGGCCGAGCGGCGCACGGCTGTGCCGGGTGTGGCGACCGGGCTCGCGGTCACCGGCGCGGGCGGTGACGTCCTCTTCGTCGAGGCGTCGCTCGCCGATCCGGAGACCGGCGCCGCGGGACTGAACCTGACCGGTCAGCTCGGCGACGTGATGAAGGAGTCCGCGCAGATCGCGCTCTCCTTCCTGCGCTCGCGCGGCGCCGAACTGGAGCTGCCCGTCGCCGACCTGAAGGAACGCGGCGTGCACATCCACTTCCCGGCGGGCGCGGTCCCCAAGGACGGGCCGAGCGCGGGCGTCACCATGACGACCGCCCTCGCGTCGCTGCTCAGCGGCCGTCTCGTCCGTACGGATGTGGCCATGACCGGTGAGGTGTCGCTGACCGGGCGGGTGCTGCCGATCGGCGGCGTCAAGCAGAAGCTGCTCGCCGCGCACCGCGCCGGGATCACCACGGTGATCATCCCGAAGCGGAACGAGGCCGATCTGGACGACGTGCCCGCGGAGATCCTCCAGAAGCTGGACGTGCACCCGGTGACCGATGTCCGTCAGGTGCTCGAACTGGCCCTGACCGAGGCCGAGGTGAGGATTCCGGCCGCCGCGTGACGGGGGCGGCCGGTGAGTGAGGGCCCGGAGCCCCCGAAAGGGGGTTCCGGGCCCTCGCGCCACTACGTGCGTGCTCAGCCGTTGGCGAGCGCCACGACCCTGTCCAGGGCGCCGTTGAACTTGTTGTGGTCCCCGACCGTCGGGCCCGTCGACGTGTACTGCCACATCGTGTGGAAGCCCCAACCGGCGGGCAGCTCACCCGGAGAGGTGTTGTAACGCGCGATCCACAGCGGGTTGTTGACCGCGAAGCCGCCGTAGTTGCCGGTGCACTGCTTCCACCAGCTGGTGGCCGTGTAGATCACCGCGTGCCGCCCGGTGCGCGCCTTGTACTGGTTAAGGAAGTCACGGATCCAGGTGACCATCGCGGACTGTGACTTGCCGAAGCAGGCCGCCCCGTACGGATTCCACTCGATGTCGAGCGCGCCCGGCAGCGTCTTGCCGTCGCGCGACCAGCCGCCGCCGTTGTCCACGAAGTAGTTGGCCTGGGCGGCGCCGCTGGAGGTGTCGGGCGTCGCGAAGTGGTAGGCGCCGCGGATCATGCCCACGTTGTACGAACCGTTGTACTGCTGGGCGAAGTACGGGTTCTTGTAGTACGTGCCCTCGGTCGCCTTGACGTAGGACCACTTCACGCCGCTGTTCCAGAGCGTCGACCAGGCGACGTTGCCCTGATGGCTGCTGACGTCGACGCCTTCGGTCTGTACGGCGTCGCCACCGGGCGGCAGACTGCCCTGCCCGTCGTGCTTGATGACGCCCTGGCCCATGCGGGCTGAGCCGCGGGCCGGGGTGTCATCGCCGCCGGCGGCCTGTGCGGCGCCCGGCAGTGTGAGGAGGAGGGAGAGGGCGGAGAGGACTGAGAGCAGGATTCCGGCCGCTGACCAGCGAGAGCGGCGGGGCGTTCCGGGTCTGTGCACGGGCATGTGCGTGCCTCCGTAGGCCTCGGTTGAGCTCGATGGAGCTCGTGGGGGGACCTGTCGACAGTTCGTGGTGTGAACATGTCACGAGGGACGCTACGCACGTAGACCCGTGGCTGGGAAGAGGGTCCGGTCTCTGCCGTTGGTCTACTCCTGCGGCGGTGTCCCCGGCATGGCCCGTCGGGGCGTTGCGAAATACTGGTCGAGCTGCGGCGATGGGCCGACGCGGGTGTCTGCCGCCGTGCGGGGCGGAAAACTTCCCTGATCCGGAAAGAAAGCGTGCCATGGGTGCTGAAGTGCACGAGGGCGAGAACGACGGTGGAGTCGACGTGAACAGGGGCGGTGGAGTCGACGTGAGCAAGGGGGTCGACCGTGAGTTCCTCTCCCTGGAGCGGGAGTTGACGCTGCTCCTGCGCCGGGCGCGTGCCTCTTCCGGAGAGATGGCGCGTCAGGTCCACCCCGAGCTGGAGCCCGCCGCGTACGGACTCCTGGTCTGCCTCGACGACTCGGGCCCGCAGCGGGCCACGGATCTCGCCGCGTACATCGGCGTCGGCAAGGCGACGATGAGCCGCCAGCTGCGCGCCCTGGAGGAACTGGGGCTCGTCGCCCGCGAGCCCGACCCCGCCGACGGGCGGGCCTGGCTGGTCCACCTCACGAAGGAGGGCGGGACACGGTTCCGCACGGTGCGGGCGGGGCGGCGGGAGCGGTACGTGCGGAAGCTGGCCGGGTGGGACCGTACGGAGGTGGCGGAGCTTGCCCGCCTGCTGCGGCAGCTGAACGAGTCGCCGGAGTCCTGAGGGGGCCGGCCGCCCGCTCGGGCCGTGGTGCGGCAGGTCTCCGTCCGCGGCCGCGTCGTGGCTGGTCGCGCAGTTCCCCGCGCCCCTTCGGGGCGCACCCCCGGCTATGTCAGAACTCCGCGTACACCACCGCCGCGTCGTCATGCCGCTTGCCCCGCGGGAACTCCGCGCCCTCCGGGTCCGCGCGCTCCAGCTCCCGTACCCGGTCCACCAGGCGCTGCGGACCGTCCTTCCGCAGCAGCGCGAAGCACTCCGCCCAGTCGCCCTGCCGGAACGTCTCGACCCAGCGGCCGACCCCGTCCGTCAGGGCCGCCACCGCCGTCACCTCGGCGCGCGGCCAGCTGCCTGTGACCGCCCGAGCCGCCGCCGACGGGTCCGCGGCCGCGGTGAAGAAGCCGTCCTCCGCGTTCCGCAGGGCCTCGACGGCGGCGCCGTACGCGCGGCCGGCCTCCTCGCGCTCGGCGGAGCCGCGCGGCAGCGCGCGGACCGCGTCACGCATCGCGCGGATCCTCGGCGGCAGTTCCGTGAGGCGCTCGTCGAGCACCGGAGTGACCAGGCCGTCGGGGCCCGCCATCAGGAGCGCGGAGTCGGACAGGACGAGGTGCTCGACCTGGTCCTCGTCCCAACGCACCAGAATCACGGTGGCCTGAGGGGTGCGCGGGTGAGAAAGGTCACAGGTTTGACAATGAGCCTCCGCGGTGCGCACGATCGCCGCCGCGAGGATCTCAGAGAGCGTCATATCCCGTCGTGAAACGGACAGTTCCCCCAGTGCGCCCCCGAGGCGCGCCGTGAACCAAGGGACGGAATGCAGACAGCCGTCATCTCCGACAGGTGGAGTCACCCCATCCAGAAGGATGAGCGATCCGCCTTGTCCGGCCGCAGGAAGAATCACCGAGGCATAGTCCTCGTTGGGGCGTGCGGGGTCTCCGGGCTCGGTGGCGAGTTCGATACGCATTCGGCCAGTCTGCACGAGGCCTTCACAAGGTCATCCGGAGGCCGCAGAAAGGCGAGGATTGGCCCGGACCAGCAGGTCAGACGCCGGATTTCAGTCGGAATGATCGCTTCCAGCGGCGTGTGGCGGCGCATCCTGCCAAAGCCTGCGGTCGACGTCCAACCGGCGCACCGTGGCCGAGACTTTCGGTCCGGGGCGGGACTTGCTCGCCAACTCCCCGCCGATGTTCACTCCTTCGGGTGGCCAGGCATGTGATGCACGACTGCCACCCACCGGCACTGGAAGGGTCTGGAGCCGTACCGGGGGGCGCGTGTGTTGACGGATCGTCACCCGGGCCCATGGGCAGACGAAAAACAAGAATGCGAGCACCGGTGCAGAAGATGCGGCCTGGGCGCAAGGGCAAGCAGACGGCTTCCGAAGGGGCCACGCCGGGCGCGAACACCCCTCCAGAGCGCTCGCCCGAGCCCACAGCGGGAGAGAACCCCGAGCCCACAGCGGGAGAGCACACCGTCCCCGCCGTGACGGCTCCTGGCGGCTCGAAGCCCGCTGGCGGTCCCTCGAAGCCCGTGAAGTCCGTCAACTCCAAGCCCACCGCGCGCGTACGCAATCGGCTGATCGTCGCCGTCGCCGTCGTGGCCGCAGCGATCGCCGGGGCCGGAGCGCCCGCCATCGTCGCCGCCTCCGGGCAACTGAGCGACGCGCAGCAACTGGTGACCCTCGCCGAGCGCACCCAGGACGCCGTGTCCCTCGGCCACTCGCTTGCCGACGAGCGCGACGAGGTCACCTCGTTCATCGCGGCGGGCCGCCCGCAGGGCAAGGGGCTCTCCGAGAGCCGCAGCGCCCGCGTGGACCGCCAGATCGAGGAGCTGCGCACCGCCGACGCCCCGGCCGGTCTGCGGGGCGACCTCGCCGACATCGCGGCCGTACGCAGAGCGGCGCTCACCGGCAAGAGCACTGCTCTTCAAGCCCACACGGCGTACTCGAACGTCATCACCGAACTGCACGGCCTGACCCGCGAACTCGCCGAGAAGACCCCGCCACGCGCGGGCTCCGGCGCCTACGCCCTCGCCGACCTGGACCACGCCGTCGAGCAGGCGGCCAGCGCCCGCGGCCTGCTCCTCGCCACCCTCGCCGTTCCGCGCTCCACGGAGACGAGCACCACCGTCGACCCCGTCACCGGCCTTCCCACCACGGTGGTCGACGAGTCTCCCGCGCAGACCAAGAGCCGCGACGCCCTCAGCGCCGCGGGCCAGCAGGCCCACACCCGCGCGGAGGCGGCCCTCGCCGACTTCCGGGACGCGGCCACGGACGGCGCCCGCACCACGTACGACTCGGCGGTCACGGGCCACGAGGTGACGACGGCCGAGAAGTACCTCACCCGCCTCACCGACCAGCCCACGCTCTCCACCGCCGAGCGCGGCTACGACCGCAAGAAGCTCGACACCGCGCTCTCCGCCCGCATCGAGACGATGCGCGGCGCCGAGTCCGCGCTCACGGTGCAGCGCACCAAGGACCTCGCCGCGCTGCGCGACGACGACGTGACGGCGCTCGAGATCCGCGTCGCGCTCATCGGCGTCACGCTGCTCGTCGCGGTCGGCGTCTCCATGGCGATGGCCCGCAGCCTGACCCGCCCGCTGGCCGTCCTGCGCATCGGCTCGGCCCGCCTCGCCACCGAGCCCGCGCCCCAGGAGCCGATCCGCTTCACCGGCCGCGACGACGAATTCGCCCAGGTCGTACGGTCCGTCAACGCGCTGCACGAGCACGCGGCCGGCCTCACCGAGCGCCTCACCACGCTCGAAGCCGACCGCAAGCACCTCATCGGCCAGCGCCAGTCCATGGCCGACGAGCGCGAGACGCTGCGCGCCGAACTGGCCGAGGCCTCCGCCCACTTGGAGCGGGTGCGGCAGTCCATCCACGGCACGTTCGTCAACCTCGCCCTGCGCACCCTCGGCCTGGTCGAGCGGCAGCTCGCCGTCATCGAGAACCTCGAGGACCGCGAGCAGGACCCCGACCGCCTCGCCACGCTCTTCAAGCTCGACCACTTCGCCACGGTCATGCGCCGCCACAGCGAGAACCTCCTGGTCCTCGCGGGCGCCGAGCACGGCCACCAGCACCCGGGCCCTGTCCCGCTCGTCGACGTCGTACGCGCCGCCGTCTCCGAGATCGAGCGGTACGAGCGGGTGCGCATCGCCACGCTGCCGCCGCACGCGCACGTCGCGGGCTTCGCCGCGGACGACATCAGCCACCTGGTCGCCGAGCTCCTGGAGAACGCGACCTCGTTCTCGCCGCCGGACGCCTCCGTGGAGGTCTCCGGCTGGCTCCTGGAGAGCGGCGAGGTCATGCTCTCCGTGCAGGACGAGGGCATAGGGGTAACCGAAGACCGCATGGAGGAGCTCAACTCCCGCCTCGCGGACTTCCGTCCGGACGACGCGTACGACCAGGAGAGCGGGGACGGGCTCGGGCTCGGCCTCTATGTCGTGGCCCGTCTCGCCGCGCGGCACGGGGCCCGGGTCCGGCTGCGCGAGCAGAAGCAGGGCGGCGTCGCGGCGGTCGTGGTCCTGCCGAAGTCGATCCTCGCCGCGGCGCCCGCGGTGACGGCCCCGCCGGTCGGCGAGCCTGTGCAGGGCGGGGCCCCCGCCCTGCACCTTCCGGGCTCGGAAGCCGAGGCCAACTCCAATGTGCTGCCGGGGCGCTCGGCGCTGACCGCTGCCCCGGGGGGCGATGAGGATCCGCTGATCGCGGCTGCGGAGCACGCGGTGCGGGAAGCGGAGGCCGAGTCCGAACCCGCCCCCGAGACCGACCCCGACACCGACCCCGAAGCATCGCCTGAGACGACCCTGGAGCTGACCCCTCCGGAAGCCCCCGAGGACCCGGCAGCCGGGGCACAGCAGGACGACCCCGGCCCCAAGTGGGAGCGCGTCACCGACAAGGGGCTACCCAAGCGCACGCCCAAGATCACCGCGCCCGAGCCCACGGTGCCCAAGGCACGCAGCGGCTCCGTGGACGCCGAAGCGCTGCGCAAGCGACTCGGGGGCTTCCACCAGGGAGCCATCAGCGGCCGTCGCGACGTAGAGGCCGAGCTGACCGGACGTAACGAAGGCAGCGACGAGACCGCAGAGAACAAAGAGACCGAAAACATGGGGGACACAGTCGAGGAGGCAAGCAGTTGACTGCGCCCATGCGCTCGCCCAGTTCTTCCACCGGCAGTAAATCCACCGGCAGCTCCACCGCCGGGGCCGGCTCCGCCGGGTTCGGACTGAGCAGCGAAGCACGCAACCTGCACTGGCTGCTGACGAATCTCGTCGAGGAGGTGCCAGGTCTGCTGTCGGTCGCGGTGGTCTCCTCCGACGGTCTGCTCCTGCTCTCCTCCGACCCCGCGCGCAACAACGAGCAGGCTGTCGACAACAGTTCGGGCCCCAAGGGCTCGAGCGCGGACCTCGCCACCATCGTGTCCGGCCTGGGTTCCCTCTGCATCGGCGCCGCCAAGCTGATGGACGCGGGACCGGTCAAGCAGACCGTCGTCGCGATGGAGGAGGGCAGCCTCTTCGTCATGTCGATCAGCGACGGCTCGCTGCTCGGCGTGCACGCCACCCCGGACTGCGACATGAGCGTCGTCGCGTACCACATGGCGCTCTTCGTCGGCCGCGCCGGGCATGTCCTCACCCCCGAACTCCGCAGCGAGCTGCGCCAGTCGATGGAGAGCGTCCGATGAGCAGTAAGCCCGGCAAGCTGCCCCAGCGGGGCGGAGAACGCAAGCCCGCCCGAGTACGTCCGTACTCGCTCACCGGCGGGCGCACCCGCTTCGGCCACGTCCTGCTCGTAGAGACGTTCGTCGCTGCCCTCGAAGCCGCCGAGGAGCGTCTCGAACTGCCGCAGGGCAACGCCACCGCCCGCGTCATGCCGGAGATGCGGGCCATCGTCGAGATCTGCCGCCGTATGCGTACGGTCGCGGAGATCGCCGCGCTTTTGAAGATGCCGCTCGGCGTGGTCCGCGTACTGCTCAGCGACCTCGCAGACCAGGGAAAGATCCGCGTGTACGGAACGGGCCACGGTCCGGGACAGCCGGACCGCGCACTGCTCGAAAGGGTGCTGAGTGGACTCCGCCGTCTCTGAACTCCGCCACCCGGGCCCCGACCCGGACGAGAACCTCCAAGCCTGGCAGACGGACCGCACCCGGGCCCCGATCGCGACGAAGATCGTGGTGGCGGGCGGCTTCGGCGTCGGCAAGACGACCCTGGTCACCGCGGTCTCCGAGATCACGCCCCTCCAGACGGAGGCGCTGATGACGCAGGCGAGCGAGGACACGGACGACCTCACGTCGACCCCGGACAAGACCACGACCACGGTCGCCATGGACTTCGGCCGGATCACGCTCGACGACGACCTCGTGCTCTACCTCTTCGGTACGCCGGGGCAGCAGCGCTTCTGGTTCATGTGGGACGACCTGGTGCGCGGCGCGATCGGCGCGGTGGTCCTCGCCGACACCCGCCGCCTGCCCGACTGCTTCCCCGCGCTCGACTACTTCGAGAGCTGCGGTCTGCCGTACATCGTGGCCGTCAACCACTTCGACGGGACCGAAAAGTTCGAGCCCGCGGACGTCCGCGAGGCGCTGACCATCCCGCAGCACATACCAGTGCTGATCATGGACGCGAGGCAGCGGATATCGGTGATCGAGTCGCTGCTCTCGCTGGTCGGCCACGCACTTGAAGCAACCCCCGAATAGTTTTTGCTTTAGCACGTAGGAGAAGTGCCGCATGCGGAAGATACTCGTCGTCGGAGCCGGCCAGGCCGGTCTCCAGATCGCCCTCGGACTCCAGTCGCAGGGGTACGAGGTCACCCTGATGTCCAACCGCACGGCGGACGAGGTCCGGTCCGGCCGTGTGATGTCCACGCAGTGCATGTTCCACACGGCGCTGCAGCACGAGCGCGACCTCCAGCTGAACTTCTGGGAGTCCCAGGCCCCGAAGATCGAGGGCCTCGGCGTCTCGGTCGCCGGCCCCGACTCTTCCCGCGTGATCGACTGGGTCGGCAAGCTGGATGGGATCGCCCAGTCCGTCGACCAGCGCGTGAAGATGGCGGGCTGGATGGAGACGTTCGCGCAGCGCGGCGGCCAGCTGGTCATCCACGGCGCCGCGGTCGGCGACCTCGACTACTTCTCCCGCACCTACGACCTGGTGCTCGTCTCCGCGGGCAAGGGCGAGCTGGTCTCGATGTTCGAGCGTGACGCCTCGCGCTCCCCCTACGACACCCCCCAGCGCGCGCTGGCCGTCGCGTACGTCCACGGGATGGGGCCGCGCCCCGAGCACCCCGAGTTCGACGCGGTGCGGTGCAACCTCGTGCCGGGCGTCGGCGAGCTCTTCGTCATGCCGACCCTCACCACGTCCGGGCGTGCGGACATCCTGTTCTGGGAGGGCGTGCCGGGCGGCCCGCTGGACGTCTTCCAGGGCGTCAAGGACCCCTCTGAGCACCTCGCGCTGACCCTCGAACTCCTTGAGAAGTTCACGCCGTGGGAGTACGCGCGGGCGACGAAGGTCGAACTCACGGACGCGGGCGGCACGTTGAGCGGCCGGTACGCGCCGACGGTCCGCAAGCCGATCGGCCGGCTGCCCGGCGGAGGGCTCGTCCTCGGCGTCGCGGACGTGGTCGTCGCCAACGACCCGATCACCGGGCAGGGCTCCAACTCGGCGTCGAAGTGCGCGGCTTCGTACCTCGACTCGATCATCACGCACGGCGACAAGCCGTTCGACGAGGAGTGGATGCAGTCCACGTTCGACCGGTACTGGGAGACGGCCCAGCACGTCACCAAGTGGACGAACGCGATGCTGTCGCCGCCGCCGGAGCACGTCCTGAACCTGATCGGCGCGGCAGGCCAACTCCAGCCGGCCGCCGACCGCTTCGCCAACGGCTTCAACGACCCGTCGGACTTCGAGAACTTCTTCTATGAGCCGGAGAAGACGGGCGCGTACCTGAGCTCGCTCTCCGGGGCCTGACGGCCGTCCGTCAGGTTTGCCCCTATGCCGGGGGCGCGACCGATCGGCTGTAACCCGTGTCCGCCCCCTTCATCGCCCCGCGCGGCAGCTTCGGCGGGGTGTAGTCCTCCATGGGGCGGGCCTTGGGGTCGGGTCGTACCGCCCCCCGCACGGGGTTGGCGGCGATGGGGGAGACCTTGACCTTGGCCCCGGGGCGCGGGGCCTGGATCACCATGCCGTCACCCAGGTACATCGCCACATGCGTGGCCTTGGGGAAGTAGACGATCAAGTCACCCGGGCGCAGCTTCCGCAGGGAGACCCGCCGCAGCTGCGCCCACTGCTCCTGCGACGTGCGGGGGATCTCCTTCCCCGCCTCGGCCCACGCCTGCGAGGTGAGCCCCGAGCAGTCGAAGGCCTTGGGGCCTTCCGCGCCCCACTTGTACGGCTTCCCGATCTGCCGCACGGCGTAGGAGAGCGCCTTGTCCCCTCGCCTGGACGGTGGCCGGGTCGGCGCGGCGGAGCCCGGAGATCCGCTCAGGGAGCCCGACTTCAGGAACTTCCGCTGGGACTCGGCCATCCCCTCCTCCTCCGCCCGCGCAAGGTCCTCCAGCTGCTCCGTGCTCAGCGAGGCGAGCAGCTCCTCGACCTCCTTCAGCCGGCCCTTGACCGTGTCCCGCGCCTCCTTCTGGCGTGCGGCGAGGGCCAGTTGGGTCTCCAGGGCGACCTCCGCCCGGGTCGCGAGCTCGGACGCTCTCTTCTCGCCGCCGACGAGCCGCTCCACCGTCGCGGCCCGCTCCGCCGACGCCCGCCCGATCACATGCCCCTGGTCCAGGGCCTGCTGCGGGTTGCGGGCGAGGAGCAGGCGTACGTAGGGGGAGACGTTCGTCCTGCCCTGGTACTGCTGGCGCGCGAAGCGGCCCGCCGCGCCACGGCTGTCGCGCACCGAGGTCCGGGCGCGGGCCAGCTTGCCGTTCAGGCGCCTGACCTCGGCGCGCTGGTCCTTCAGCTTCTCCGCGGTCGCGTTGTACGTCTCCGTCGACTCCTCGGCCTTCCGGTACAGCTCCTGAAGGTCCGTCAGGAGCTCGGAGACCGGGCGCTCCCCGGTGCCGTCGGGCCCCGGGACGGCGTACGCAGGGGAGGTGGGCGCCAGCAACGCGCCGACCACCACACTCGTACCGACCCACTGCAGCAACCTGCCTGACATGCCATCACCTCCGGCGCGCGGCGGCGGCTCCGCCCCGCACCGCGAGCATCAGCCGCCCCGGCGCGGCCCGCCTCCGGAAGGTGCGCGGGTTGGCGCAATGCGGTCACTCGTCCAGGGCCCCACGGCGCGCCGCCCTTGCGGAGGCGGCCCTCAGCCCGCCCCGCCCGGCTTCGACCAGGGCCACTTCAGGCCGGACCCGGCCTTGTCGCCCTCGGGGTCGTACTCGTACGTCCAGCCCTGGTGAAGCCCGAGCCGCTTCCCCGCCCTGGCCACCCGGCGGTACACGAGCACGGTCGGCGGGCCGCCCGCCTCGTCCGGCACCGGGACCCGGTACACCTTCGGGGGGTGGCCGGTCGGGCCGAGCAGGATGGGCAGTACGCGGCCGTCCAGGGGGCCACCCACGAAGGGGGTCTCTACGCTCTTCACCCGGCCAGTGTCACAGCAGGCGCCCGCCGCGCGTCACAGCAGGTGCGCCGCGTCGCTCACCACGGGAAGGACACGCCGGGCGAGCGAGCCCGCGGGGCCGTCGGACGTCTCCATGGCAAGGGCGACCCGTACCGCCTCCGCGGTCTGCGGGTCGCGGCCCGCCGAGGCCACGAGGACCGCCATGAACTGCTCGACCAGCCAGTCCCGCAGCTCGTCAAGCGGCGGCTGCTTCTCCTCGTCCAGCCAGATCAGGGACGCCGCCTCGACGGAGGTGATCCACATCCGCACCGTCATCCGGAGCCGCGGGCCCGTCGCGCCCACGACCTCGAGGTGGGCCAGGATGTGCTCGGCGGCCGTCCTGCGCACCTCGTCCACGATGGCGGTCGTCCGCGAGGTCTCCACGACGCTGCCGCCCTGGAGCAGCGCGCTGAACCCCGCGTCGTGCTGGTCGACGAAGGCGAGATAGCGGTCGAGCGCGTTCGCGAGGCGCCGGGTGAGCGGGCCCTGAGGCGGCTCGGCGAAGCACTGCTCCAGCTCGTCGGCCGCGGATCGCAGCGCGGCCTCGTACAACTGCTGCTTGCCGCCCGGGAAGTAGCGGTAGACGAGCGGCCGCGACACTCCGGCCGCCTCCGCGACGTCGTCGAGGGAGACCTCGTCGGGTGCGCGCACCGCGAAGAGGGACAGGGCGGCCTCCTTGAGCTGCCGCTGCCGCTCTTCGACACTGAGGCGCCGGTAAGCGCGGGTGGGAGCAGGCGAGGTCATGCCCCGCAGCGTAACCGCCCTTTCGAACAAGCGCCCCGGAACCCTGCGTACCCTCTTCGCTACGCCAGGAGTCCCGAGCTCTTCCACAGCCGCCGCCCCGCGCCCCGCAGCACCCCGATGTCGTCCAGGAAATCGGTGAGGCGCTTGGCCCCGGTCTGCATGATCTCGCGGCGGTGGGCGCTCGCCTTGACCTGGGCCATGGCCTCGCGCTTGTCCAGGCCGACGTTCGTGTAGACCTCGGGGTTGATGAAGGCGATGGAGAAGACGCGGGCGAACTCACCCGAGGTGAGGCGGGTGAACTCCTGGGACCAGCGCGGTGCCGTCACCATCTGACGGCGCAGCTCCTCACGGGCGTACCGCACATGGCGCGCCTCCTCCACGACGTGGATCCGCGTGACGCCGCGCACGAGGGTCTGGACGCGCTCGTCCGGGAACGTCAGGCGCTGCATCCAGTCGAGGATCTCCTCGCCGAGCAGCGTCGCCGTGAACGAACCGGGCGTCGTCGAGATGGTCTTGAAGAGGCGGCCGAGGTTCCGGTGCACGGTGCTGACCGGGTAGTACGGGGTGTCCCCGCGCGAGATGAGGCGCGCGAACATCTTCGAGTGCCGGCACTCGTCCTCGATCTCCGTCAGGGCATACCGCACGTGCGCGCTCGTGGCCGGCTTGTCGTAGATGTGCCGTACGAGCAGCTGCATCAGGATCAGCTCGAACCAGATGCCGAGCGACGCGAGCGCGGCGGCCTCGTGCTGGGAGAGCGCGATGCGCTGCTCCTCGCTCATCCGCCGCCACATCGGCGTGCCGTACAGGGAGACCAGCTCCGGGGGCCAGAACCACTTGCCCTCCTCGAAGGGCGCCTCCCAGTCCAGCTCCTTGTCGGGGTCGAAGGAGTGCTTGGCGGAGGAGTCGAGCAGCCTCTCGGCCACCTGCTCCCGGTCCTTGAGCAGTCCGAGCGCGTCCCGCAGCCCTTCGATCGCCGCGTCCTCCGTGATGGTCGTCATGACTCTGCCCCTGCCTCGTCGTCACAGTTACCGGCGGTCACGACTTATGAGACTG from Streptomyces sp. BA2 encodes:
- a CDS encoding C40 family peptidase, whose amino-acid sequence is MSGRLLQWVGTSVVVGALLAPTSPAYAVPGPDGTGERPVSELLTDLQELYRKAEESTETYNATAEKLKDQRAEVRRLNGKLARARTSVRDSRGAAGRFARQQYQGRTNVSPYVRLLLARNPQQALDQGHVIGRASAERAATVERLVGGEKRASELATRAEVALETQLALAARQKEARDTVKGRLKEVEELLASLSTEQLEDLARAEEEGMAESQRKFLKSGSLSGSPGSAAPTRPPSRRGDKALSYAVRQIGKPYKWGAEGPKAFDCSGLTSQAWAEAGKEIPRTSQEQWAQLRRVSLRKLRPGDLIVYFPKATHVAMYLGDGMVIQAPRPGAKVKVSPIAANPVRGAVRPDPKARPMEDYTPPKLPRGAMKGADTGYSRSVAPPA
- a CDS encoding TetR/AcrR family transcriptional regulator; translated protein: MTSPAPTRAYRRLSVEERQRQLKEAALSLFAVRAPDEVSLDDVAEAAGVSRPLVYRYFPGGKQQLYEAALRSAADELEQCFAEPPQGPLTRRLANALDRYLAFVDQHDAGFSALLQGGSVVETSRTTAIVDEVRRTAAEHILAHLEVVGATGPRLRMTVRMWITSVEAASLIWLDEEKQPPLDELRDWLVEQFMAVLVASAGRDPQTAEAVRVALAMETSDGPAGSLARRVLPVVSDAAHLL
- a CDS encoding AurF N-oxygenase family protein — translated: MTTITEDAAIEGLRDALGLLKDREQVAERLLDSSAKHSFDPDKELDWEAPFEEGKWFWPPELVSLYGTPMWRRMSEEQRIALSQHEAAALASLGIWFELILMQLLVRHIYDKPATSAHVRYALTEIEDECRHSKMFARLISRGDTPYYPVSTVHRNLGRLFKTISTTPGSFTATLLGEEILDWMQRLTFPDERVQTLVRGVTRIHVVEEARHVRYAREELRRQMVTAPRWSQEFTRLTSGEFARVFSIAFINPEVYTNVGLDKREAMAQVKASAHRREIMQTGAKRLTDFLDDIGVLRGAGRRLWKSSGLLA